The Nodosilinea sp. PGN35 genome includes a region encoding these proteins:
- a CDS encoding serine hydrolase, whose translation MTSNFPATCSAAVAQTLAQAQMPGAAIALRIDGQPWFNLGVGHRDIPQTQPLPEQASFYIYSVTKTLLAAAVLHQVSQGRLDLDAPLQHDWPDFPVATPLTLRQILSHTSGLPDYGGLPAYSEAVKTTPGQPWSTDQFLAVIQTRGLLFDPGQGWAYSNLGYLALKLLLENVTGRSLQDCLDELFFTPLALQHTFVATCLDDVKGLMPGYTSTFGEPLQDMSQRYHPGWVSHGVVVSTASELAAMVDALLTGQILDPSLVEQMAQPVHSLGPYPPLQNVGCGLGLFMDTGSPYGRVMGHNGGGPGYSIAAYHFSALAGRPTTIAAATNREGDNVGLDVAYAVARVLAEA comes from the coding sequence ATGACTAGCAATTTTCCCGCCACTTGCAGCGCAGCGGTGGCGCAAACCCTGGCCCAGGCGCAGATGCCGGGGGCGGCGATCGCCCTCCGCATCGATGGCCAACCCTGGTTCAATCTTGGCGTTGGCCATCGAGACATTCCCCAAACCCAGCCCCTGCCTGAGCAGGCCAGCTTCTATATCTACAGCGTCACCAAGACTCTCCTGGCGGCGGCAGTGCTGCACCAGGTCAGCCAGGGACGGCTGGATCTCGATGCCCCCCTCCAACACGACTGGCCCGACTTCCCGGTGGCGACGCCGCTTACCCTGCGCCAAATTCTCAGCCACACCAGCGGTCTGCCCGACTACGGCGGCCTGCCCGCCTACAGCGAAGCGGTGAAGACAACGCCTGGACAACCCTGGTCTACGGATCAGTTTCTGGCGGTGATTCAGACGCGGGGCCTGCTGTTTGACCCAGGCCAAGGCTGGGCCTACTCCAACCTTGGCTATCTGGCACTCAAGCTGCTGCTTGAAAACGTCACGGGGCGATCGCTGCAGGACTGCTTAGACGAGCTGTTTTTTACCCCCCTGGCGTTGCAGCACACCTTCGTCGCCACCTGCCTGGATGACGTCAAAGGGTTAATGCCGGGCTATACCTCGACCTTTGGCGAGCCATTGCAGGATATGTCCCAGCGCTACCATCCCGGCTGGGTATCCCACGGGGTGGTAGTTTCCACCGCGTCCGAGCTGGCGGCGATGGTGGATGCCTTGCTCACCGGGCAAATTCTTGATCCCTCACTGGTGGAGCAGATGGCGCAGCCGGTGCACAGCCTGGGCCCGTACCCGCCACTCCAGAACGTGGGCTGCGGGCTGGGCCTGTTTATGGATACTGGCTCGCCCTACGGCAGAGTGATGGGGCACAACGGCGGCGGGCCGGGCTACTCGATCGCGGCCTATCACTTTTCAGCGCTGGCGGGTCGCCCCACCACTATCGCTGCGGCTACCAACCGCGAGGGCGACAACGTGGGGCTGGATGTGGCCTATGCGGTGGCTCGCGTACTGGCAGAGGCGTGA